Proteins encoded together in one Riemerella anatipestifer window:
- a CDS encoding HU family DNA-binding protein produces MAIKFTVVEKPQPGVAGGGIKKWYAQAVSAGELSIDDMVKQIEKFSALSEADIKGVLVALENVAQEALANGYMVRLEKLGTLYPTLSSGGAATEKDFNQSLIKSVGVNYRPGKRILDSMTAAGFEKMK; encoded by the coding sequence ATGGCAATAAAATTCACAGTAGTAGAAAAACCACAGCCTGGGGTAGCAGGTGGTGGCATTAAAAAATGGTATGCCCAAGCTGTAAGTGCAGGCGAGCTCTCCATAGACGATATGGTAAAACAAATAGAAAAATTCTCTGCTCTAAGTGAGGCGGATATCAAAGGAGTATTGGTTGCTTTAGAAAATGTAGCCCAAGAAGCCTTAGCCAATGGCTATATGGTTCGTTTAGAAAAGTTAGGCACCCTCTATCCTACCCTAAGCAGTGGCGGAGCAGCTACGGAGAAAGATTTTAATCAAAGCCTTATTAAATCGGTAGGCGTAAACTATCGCCCCGGTAAACGCATCTTAGATAGTATGACGGCAGCAGGCTTTGAAAAAATGAAGTAA